From the Lactuca sativa cultivar Salinas chromosome 9, Lsat_Salinas_v11, whole genome shotgun sequence genome, the window ACCAAATACCTAAAACAAAAGCTAAAGTTATATATCAAAGTCATTTGTAACAggttttcttttcttcttttgtttCTTTTAACCAAAGTAGCTTTCTCCACATGTATTTACAATCCACAATTCCACAAAGCATAAAGTTTGCCCACAGAATTAACGCCATTAACTTTCTTTTGTCAAAACCAATTGTCATTGGATTCTATTTAGTTcggtctttttttgttttttcaagcTTTAAAGATACTTCATATAGATATTTCAGTAAAACTTATCCATATAACTAACCTTTAAATAACCATTTTCGAATGCTTTATATTGTATTTTATAAAGTAAAACTCATACCTTGTTCTTGTCTTCTTGATATCATGAAGCAGGAACTGTTGACAAAATTCAGCTTTATATGGTGTAAAGTTCTTTAGCCTGGATTTGATACCATATCGTTCTTGAGTCAAATTCAAAAATTAGAGCACAAGAAAttaagaaaagtcaaaattgggaTAATTTGGTTCTGAAATGGAATGAAATGAACTTAAAAGTACATAAACTGCAGAAATCTACATATCAAGAAAATTAAAACCAGTGTTTGTTTAGCAAAAATCCAGAAACTGTTTGGACAAGGCATTGGTTCCTTTTTCCTGATCAAACAGAAGATGAAATTGTAGGCTTCATGGATGCTTCTTCTAAGTTCACTTACCAGAATACTTGAATCAAAATTATTTACAATATAGGTATGTCTGGAAGTTTGGAACTTGAGTTTTGAATCTCGAACCTCTTGAATCGAATTCTACAATCTGGACATACCATTTTGTTCCTCCAATATCCAAGTTCTACTTCTCCTCCTTGTCATTCTGCCGAAAACTGAACTTGAAAGACTACGACTTCTGTTCATTGATGCTCCATTAGAGTCGGAAGAATTTGAAGACGATCTCAATCTTCCAAAAAACGAAAACATGTTGCGGAAAACGCTACTCATTCCACCCTGTCCTCTCGCCCTATACCTTCTAGATTCCCACATAATTCTCCTTGGTGAACCGGAATTGTCACTAAACCCACCGTCAGCTTCGGTGTACACAACCGGAAGCTCTCTGTCGCCACTGCCGGTTCTTCTGCTGCCGGTGAACCTGCCGACTGCAAATCCCCCACCAGGTAATCTCCATATCGTCAATCCAACTGCCGCTGATTCTTCCTCGATTGGCTCCGAACGTTCTATTGACTCCGTTGTATCTGTTGGCAGTTCGTGGCGGCAGACGGGACAGGAGTTTCGCATAGAGAGCCATGGGATGATGCAATCGGGGTGGTAAATGTGCTTACAAGGCATCTCACGAGCTTCGGCGCCGAGAGCAAACGCTTCTATGCAAACTGCGCAGTGCGATTCGGTGCTGACGTGTAAACTCGATACCTCGATCGTTGGCATCGATTCCACCGCAGCTTTTGACGCCGGCGGCTGTTCTGAACGACTTAATCCGTTTATATCGATCTGTGATAACTGTTCAAGCAATCGATCAAATCCTGACCCCATCAGAAACTCCGACATCATCGCCGGCAACGGTTGTAGACCGGCACCTGCTCCATCGTCATAATACAACTCAAAACCTCTCTCTCCCCCTCCGGAGTTCTCGTCCACACCGGTAGCCGAAACGTCAGCAACACTGCGAAGGACGACGACCGGATTGAAAGGAGACCAGTCGCCGTTGTTACGTCGACCACGACGCCGGAGCCTCAGATCTGATCGATCGCTGTTCCGTAGCATGTACATCGCAGCGGCTGGAAGACGTCGCCGCGGCGGCGCGTT encodes:
- the LOC111907476 gene encoding E3 ubiquitin-protein ligase RDUF2, with the protein product MPTASYWCYRCTRFVRVAEEDTVVCPHCEGGFIEVVEPNAPPRRRLPAAAMYMLRNSDRSDLRLRRRGRRNNGDWSPFNPVVVLRSVADVSATGVDENSGGGERGFELYYDDGAGAGLQPLPAMMSEFLMGSGFDRLLEQLSQIDINGLSRSEQPPASKAAVESMPTIEVSSLHVSTESHCAVCIEAFALGAEAREMPCKHIYHPDCIIPWLSMRNSCPVCRHELPTDTTESIERSEPIEEESAAVGLTIWRLPGGGFAVGRFTGSRRTGSGDRELPVVYTEADGGFSDNSGSPRRIMWESRRYRARGQGGMSSVFRNMFSFFGRLRSSSNSSDSNGASMNRSRSLSSSVFGRMTRRRSRTWILEEQNGMSRL